Proteins encoded by one window of Aspergillus puulaauensis MK2 DNA, chromosome 4, nearly complete sequence:
- a CDS encoding DNA-protein crosslink repair co-factor UBX5 (COG:O;~EggNog:ENOG410PIWE;~InterPro:IPR029071,IPR036249,IPR001012,IPR006577, IPR009060;~PFAM:PF14555,PF00789,PF13899;~go_function: GO:0005515 - protein binding [Evidence IEA]): protein MDGDVVAQFSEITGSTPELATQYLQLTEFNIEQAMQLFFENDGAPLTREPVSTTSTSNIPAHSGYEDASGVVHIDSDDDTQTANRGGALDASTFEDDAAMARRLQEEMYGGQTAPEPDEVRAPMARTTETLVGPEADFGGDMHENILSQLRTRQRRGNRPGIFNQQDTSSIWTGDDEQEEVHRERLAEATGGASESSSKSNLLAEMYRPPFEIMSRLPWDLAREEGREHEKWILVNIQDPSVFDCQLLNRDLWKNASIKETIQEHFIFLQYTKDDPRAGPYIQYYFQASDVSDNYPHIAIIDPRTGEQMKVWSGPPVVKAADFLMQLHEFLDRYSLNHKVRNPVAKRKPETKEKSIDAMTEEEMLELAMKNSLGAEAAQAKKLEDPDDLTRSSGDIKGKGKAVDDEDVDMDEADEDGPAKSAFSSIPGDRPHVEPPADPATTTRIQFRHPTGRVIRRFALDDPVRRIYEWLKAEPVLPDKTGFEFELNSMGRNLIDVLDERVGDAGLKNGTVMIGYIED, encoded by the exons ATGGATGGCGACGTCGTGGCCCAGTTCTCCGAAATCACCGGGTCGACTCCGGAGCTGGCGACCCAATATCTGCAGCTAACAGAGTTCAATATTGAACAAGCGATGCAGCTTTTTTTTGAAAATGATGGAGCACCACTTACACGCGAACCAGTTTCCACGACATCCACCTCGAACATACCCGCTCACTCTGGCTATGAAGATGCTTCCGGGGTAGTGCACATCGATTCTGACGACGACACCCAAACTGCGAATCGGGGTGGAGCGTTAGATGCGTCAACGTTCGAAGACGATGCGGCCATGGCACGCCGCCTACAAGAAGAAATGTACGGCGGACAGACTGCACCTGAACCTGATGAAGTGCGTGCACCGATGGCCCGCACCACTGAAACCCTTGTTGGACCAGAGGCGGATTTCGGCGGAGATATGCACGAGAACATATTAAGCCAACTTCGTACacgccaacgacgaggcA ACCGCCCTGGCATCTTCAACCAACAAGATACGTCATCAATATGgaccggcgacgacgagcaaGAGGAGGTACATCGTGAAAGGCTGGCGGAAGCAACGGGGGGCGCCTCCGAATCTTCCTCTAAATCAAATCTACTCGCGGAGATGTATCGTCCCCCTTTCGAGATTATGTCAAGGCTGCCTTGGGATCTCGCTcgtgaagaaggccgagagcATGAGAAGTGGATTCTAGTGAACATTCAGGACCCGTCCGTCTTTGACTGCCAGCTGTTGAATAGGGACTTGTGGAAAAATGCTAGCATCAAGGAGACCATCCAAGAGCATTTCATATTTCTGCAGTACACCAAGGATGACCCTCGTGCTGGGCCGTATATCCAATACTATTTCCAGGCTAGTGATGTTTCTGATAACTATCCACACATCGCCATTATTGATCCTCGCACTGGCGAGCAAATGAAGGTATGGTCAGGGCCGCCAGTGGTGAAGGCTGCGGACTTTTTGATGCAACTACACGAGTTCCTTGACCGCTACAGCTTGAATCACAAGGTCCGAAACCCTGTGGCGAAACGGAAACCAGAAACAAAGGAGAAGAGCATCGATGCTATgacagaagaagagatgcTGGAACTAGCAATGAAAAACAGTCTCGGGGCGGAGGCTGCGCAGGCAAAGAAACTGGAAGACCCGGATGACCTAACCCGGAGCTCTGGCGACATCAAAGGCAAAGGTAAAGCAgtcgatgatgaggatgttgatatgGATGAGGCAGATGAGGACGGGCCGGCGAAGTCTGCATTTTCATCTATTCCGGGCGACCGACCACATGTCGAGCCCCCTGCCGACCCCGCGACAACGACACGCATCCAATTCCGTCATCCTACTGGAAGGGTCATTCGGCGCTTTGCGTTGGACGATCCGGTTAGAAGAATCTATGAATGGTTGAAAGCTGAACCTGTATTGCCGGACAAAACTGGGTTTGAGTTCGAACTCAATTCCATGGGTCGCAATTTGATCGATGTTCTAGATGAGCGCGTGGGGGATGCTGGCCTCAAGAACGGAACGGTCATGATAGGGTATATTGAGGATTAA
- the CDC6 gene encoding AAA family ATPase CDC6 (COG:L;~EggNog:ENOG410PHC7;~InterPro:IPR036388,IPR003959,IPR027417,IPR003593, IPR036390,IPR015163,IPR016314;~PFAM:PF09079,PF00004,PF13401;~go_function: GO:0005524 - ATP binding [Evidence IEA];~go_function: GO:0016887 - ATPase activity [Evidence IEA];~go_process: GO:0006270 - DNA replication initiation [Evidence IEA];~go_process: GO:0051301 - cell division [Evidence IEA]), with the protein MAATILGKRQRGAIETEASLPLRSNSRRRIQPPRIHRENNQVPAPPTRQLRSRTKHSDDFQSENDATTKDCVVEAGRPKKIDVQKEQEPYSSKKNSLPVISELPGGKGHTAAQDGSQSVCADENLKPVQVKTPSKARYRNALESPPITPKHRVQVGGKSLTPRTPRQIGTPTTAQTIYTQARQLFARGASSGRIIGRDAEREKLATFIEDGMQSCSGGCMYVSGPPGTGKSALVKEVLEGLNLKPVRVAQINCASMRTARDVYSKLIEDLCDDGEVFKKSEADRLKSMFLPNKKEANKHDMFLVMLDEIDHLLTADSGILQSLFEWSLQRESKVMLIGIANALDLTDRSLPQLKAKNLKPLLLPFLPYNAGQIANVVINRLRSLLPEGQTEDPNFIPFVHPAAVQLCAKKVASQTGDLRKAFELIKRAVDLIEQETMQKLEKGIPNSPSRTILVENNNLSSSPKQSLPKSGSVLPYTILTAPRASLPHIAKITSSVFGQGTTQRLKCLNLQQKAAICALVALDRKRRECDIPGTPSKSKNSAPTVKQIFDAYCTLCRADNILHPLTATEFKDVLGSLETLGLVGEYQSRGRGGTVSGGTDLRRTPSKSSGTSLSKALDEQSLVCFVSQKEIESQITGPGEGILRRLFSGEGL; encoded by the exons ATGGCCGCAACGATATTGGGGAAGCGCCAGCGGGGTGCCATTGAGACAGAAG CTTCCTTACCGCTacgcagcaacagcaggcgCCGAATACAACCACCCCGAATCCATCGAGAGAATAACCAAGTCCCGGCACCGCCGACACGCCAACTTCGATCTCGCACAAAGCACAGCGACGACTTCCAATCAGAAAATGACGCTACTACAAAAGATTGCGTGGTTGAGGCTGGCCGACCAAAGAAAATAGATGTCCAGAAGGAGCAAGAACCGTACTCTTCAAAAAAGAATTCCCTACCGGTTATATCAGAGTTGCCCGGTGGTAAGGGTCATACGGCAGCACAAGATGGATCGCAGTCAGTTTGCGCAGACGAAAATCTGAAACCTGTGCAAGTCAAAACCCCTTCAAAAGCTAGATATCGAAACGCCCTTGAATCACCGCCGATTACACCAAAGCACCGAGTACAAGTTGGGGGCAAAAGCCTCACACCCCGTACACCTCGCCAGATAGGAACTCCGACAACGGCTCAGACCATTTACACGCAAGCCCGTCAGCTATTTGCGCGAGGTGCAAGCTCTGGGCGGATTATTGGCCGTGATGCGGAGAGAGAAAAGCTTGCCACGTTCATCGAGGATGGCATGCAATCATGCAGTGGTGGGTGTATGTATGTCAGTGGGCCCCCGGGTACAGGCAAGAGTGCTCTTGTTAAGGAAGTACTCGAGGGGCTTAACCTCAAACCTGTGAGAGTCGCACAGATCAACTGTGCGAGTATGAGAACCGCACGGGACGTCTACAGCAAGCTTATTGAGGATCTCTGTGACGACGGCGAAGTTTTCAAGAAGAGTGAGGCTGATAGACTGAAAAGCATGTTTTTGCCCAACAAGAAAGAAGCCAACAAGCATGACATGTTTCTGGTCATGCTGGATGAGATTGACCATCTCCTCACCGCGGATTCTGGGATTCTTCAATCTTTGTTTGAGTGGTCATTGCAGCGGGAGTCAAAGGTGATGCTTATTGGTATTGCCAATGCACTCGACCTGACTGACCGTTCTCTACCTCAATTGAAAGCGAAGAATCTCAAGCCTCTTCTACTCCCTTTCCTACCTTACAACGCCGGCCAAATCGCAAACGTGGTAATCAATCGCCTTCGATCATTGCTCCCGGAAGGACAAACGGAGGACCCGAATTTCATTCCTTTTGTCCATCCTGCAGCCGTCCAGCTGTGTGCAAAGAAGGTTGCTTCGCAAACTGGAGATCTGCGAAAGGCGTTTGAACTGATTAAACGGGCAGTCGACCTGATTGAACAGGAAACGATGCAAAAACTAGAGAAGGGGATTCCAAATAGCCCGTCAAGGACTATTTTAGTAGAGAACAACAACCTCTCGTCATCTCCCAAACAATCACTGCCAAAGTCAGGCTCCGTGCTCCCTTACACAATCCTCACGGCGCCTCGAGCTAGTCTGCCACATATCGCCAAAATTACGTCCTCGGTTTTTGGACAGGGAACTACACAGAGGCTAAAGTGCCTGAACCTTCAGCAAAAAGCTGCCATTTGTGCGTTGGTGGCACTCGACCGAAAACGGCGCGAGTGCGACATCCCAGGAACCCCGTCAAAGTCAAAAAATTCAGCTCCAACAGTCAAACAAATATTCGATGCGTACTGCACCCTATGCAGGGCAGACAATATTCTACACCCGTTAACGGCGACGGAGTTCAAAGATGTTCTTGGAAGCCTGGAGACTTTAGGGCTTGTCGGTGAATACCAAAGTCGAGGTAGAGGCGGTACGGTCTCTGGTGGCACAGATCTCCGACGTACACCCTCAAAGTCCAGTGGAACATCATTGAGCAAGGCATTGGATGAACAGAGCCTTGTTTGCTTCGTATCGCAGAAAGAGATCGAGAGCCAGATCACTGGCCCTGGCGAGGGTATCCTTAGGAGGTTGTTCTCAGGTGAAGGCCTCTAA
- a CDS encoding GTPase-activating protein RGD2 (BUSCO:EOG09261C0G;~COG:T;~EggNog:ENOG410PGKQ;~InterPro:IPR001060,IPR027267,IPR008936,IPR000591, IPR000198,IPR031160,IPR036390;~PFAM:PF00611,PF00610,PF00620;~go_process: GO:0007165 - signal transduction [Evidence IEA];~go_process: GO:0035556 - intracellular signal transduction [Evidence IEA]), with amino-acid sequence MPGFADSFWTPDYATGLGVLYGKLQQGVVENKQILTIASMRADAEESYSQKLGDIAPSVDRMITGFSKDDGASVRKAYEGTRTEMVEAARNHQKIAANIRELVVSPFRRWCDQHEARIENSHDDLQSRIKEHTKQVDLVKKLRSHYFNKCRVLEDLEEENKLAFQAPETSPKGKPTPKIVLPDTEPEEEEPVELGDKVYSPDDLKKLLVHMMETVSMGEIKVPIIGTYQNTSTGADIVEYTQKYLNATSLSYAERIGQDLVDSGFLRLVGNMGSTFANSSKLRYQWRPKSFQISGIPEKKAALNRVTSVATSEDGIDSPIASVSEMLSGWNPLNNPHPNETPAEKLRRESREADERYKAAVRKLDLIRCKLEEEIVANLRFMEQCELDRLKAIKAVVLDFSGAVSNVIPNLQSTVDHMMLYQETIQPLGDLRYLLENYRTGGFVPKVQAYENYYGSVEDQIFGVDLEARARADRKRVPIIVTTLLTYLDNCYPELEGDESRRAIWLYDVPLGATHHLRHVLNNRKGDYFEVLQKYEIPVVASALKLYLLELPDSLVSSQVYEIIKTIYSTTANETTEEGRIKVLQSTLGQLRLNNIATLDALMTHFTRLIDLTSADETYVSGLAQSLSPCVLRPRSESSLTMDERHSYRLIRDLFAHKDTIFGELKRQSSGLIGTAPRPRAISTDESNRRAAMEARNRAIMDRSRAHSPAPPRKHRRDRSSGPEGTRFPINVSGEKKTPTTRNSLDVPGGESPTGADELSNVNIHATETTTNGHPTTDSPTSTDPSHSPDTATSPPPESQSDGSPTPTPTPLTEESNSNRGSVSRSSGIYSRKPGLGSRSSFPVISGESGSDSKRSSIVESEPKGVTLEDKPMDD; translated from the exons ATGCCCGGGTTCGCAGACTCCTTCTGGACCCCAGACTACGCCACAGGTCTCGGGGTCCTGTATGGAAAGCTTCAGCAGGGAGTCGTGGAAAACAAGCAGATACTTACGATTGCGTCGATGCGtgccgatgccgaggaaTCGTATAGTCAGAAGCTGGGGGATATTGCGCCAAGTGTGGATAGAATGATAACAGGATTTTCGAAAGATGACGGAGCGAGTGTGAGAAAG GCGTACGAGGGAACCCGAACCGAGATGGTTGAAGCGGCCAGGAATCACCAGAAGATTGCGGCGAACATTCGGGAATTGGTCGTTTCGCCGTTTAGACGCTGGTGCGATCAACATGAGGCTCGGATTGAGAACTCGCACGATGACCTTCAATCTCGGATTAAGGAACACACCAAGCAGGTTGATCTGGTTAAGAAGCTGCGGAGCCACTATTTCAACAAATGCCGTGTACTCGAGGatttggaagaagagaacaagCTCGCTTTTCAGGCACCAGAAACCAGCCCGAAAGGCAAACCAACGCCCAAGATCGTCCTCCCAGATACGGaacccgaagaagaagagccggTAGAACTTGGTGACAAGGTTTATTCACCAGAcgatttgaagaagctctTAGTGCACATGATGGAGACCGTCAGTATGGGTGAAATCAAGGTGCCTATTATTGGCACGTACCAAAATACATCGACCGGCGCAGATATCGTGGAATATACTCAAAAGTACCTGAACGCGACTAGCCTTAGCTATGCTGAGAGAATCGGGCAAGATCTTGTCGACAGCGGGTTCCTTCGGTTAGTGGGAAATATGGGCAGCACGTTTGCCAATAGCTCTAAGTTGCGTTACCAATGGCGCCCTAAAAGTTTCCAAATATCTGGCATTCCGGAGAAAAAGGCTGCTCTGAACCGTGTGACCTCCGTCGCAACTAGCGAAGATGGCATTGATTCCCCTATTGCGTCAGTTTCGGAGATGCTGTCAGGCTGGAACCCTTTAAATAACCCACACCCGAACGAAACGCCGGCGGAGAAGCTACGCAGAGAATCCCGCGAGGCTGATGAGCGCTACAAGGCCGCTGTGCGCAAACTTGACCTCATCCGATGCAAACTTGAGGAGGAAATCGTTGCGAACCTTCGGTTCATGGAGCAGTGCGAGCTGGACCGCCTCAAGGCGATCAAGGCAGTGGTCCTTGACTTTTCTGGGGCCGTCAGCAATGTTATCCCTAATTTGCAGAGCACTGTGGACCATATGATGCTGTACCAGGAGACCATTCAACCTCTGGGAGATCTGCGGTACCTTCTCGAGAACTACAGAACTGGTGGTTTCGTACCCAAGGTACAGGCCTACGAAAATTACTATGGCTCTGTCGAAG ACCAGATCTTCGGTGTCGATCTTGAGGCTCGGGCAAGAGCGGACCGTAAAAGAGTGCCAATCATTGTGACGACGCTCTTGACTTACCTTGATAATT GCTACCCTGAACTCGAGGGCGACGAATCGCGGCGTGCAATTTGGCTTTATGACGTTCCGTTGGGAGCGACgcaccacctccgccacgTCTTGAACAACAGAAAGGGTGATTACTTTGAAGTGCTTCAGAAGTATGAGATTCCTGTTGTTGCAAGCGCGCTCAAATTATACCTGCTCGAATTGCCAG ACTCCCTTGTTTCTTCCCAAGTTTATGAAATTATTAAGACCATTTATTCCACGACTGCAAACGAGACCACCGAAGAAGGGCGCATTAAGGTCCTTCAAAGCACTCTTGGCCAACTCCGTCTCAACAACATTGCCACGCTTGATGCTCTTATGACCCACTTTACGCGTTTGATAGACTTGACATCCGCTGATGAAACTTATGTTTCTGGCCTTGCCCAATCCCTATCGCCTTGCGTCCTTCGTCCCCGTAGCGAGAGCAGTCTGACAATGGACGAGCGCCACAGCTACCGCCTAATCCGCGATCTCTTTGCCCACAAGGACACGATCTTTGGCGAGCTGAAACGCCAGTCGAGCGGTCTCATTGGGACAGCACCCCGTCCTCGCGCGATCAGCACAGATGAGAGCAACCGCCGGGCCGCCATGGAAGCCCGAAACCGGGCCATCATGGACCGTAGCCGTGCCCAcagcccagctcctcctcgcaaGCACCGACGTGACCGTTCCAGCGGCCCAGAAGGAACCCGTTTCCCGATCAACGTTTCCGGCGAGAAGaaaaccccaacaacccgAAACAGCTTAGATGTTCCTGGTGGTGAATCTCCCACTGGCGCAGACGAGCTCTCGAACGTGAACATCCACGCCACAGAAACCACCACAAATGGCCACCCCACCACCGATTCCCCTACCTCCACGGATCCAAGCCATTCCCCAGACACGGCTACCAGCCCGCCACCTGAAAGCCAATCTGATGGATCACCAACGCCCACGCCTACTCCTCTGACGGAGGAATCCAACTCGAACCGTGGTTCTGTGTCACGTTCTAGCGGTATCTATTCCCGTAAACCAGGTCTCGGTAGCCGCTCTAGCTTCCCTGTTATATCTGGCGAGTCCGGATCAGACAGCAAGCGGAGCAGTATCGTTGAGAGCGAACCCAAGGGCGTTACGCTAGAGGACAAACCAATGGACGACTGA
- the GAP1 gene encoding amino acid permease GAP1 (COG:E;~EggNog:ENOG410PJCY;~InterPro:IPR004840,IPR004841,IPR004762;~PFAM:PF13520,PF00324;~TransMembrane:12 (i85-104o116-140i161-180o192-213i225-250o270-293i305-326o363-385i406-424o436-457i478-499o519-537i);~go_component: GO:0016020 - membrane [Evidence IEA];~go_component: GO:0016021 - integral component of membrane [Evidence IEA];~go_process: GO:0006865 - amino acid transport [Evidence IEA];~go_process: GO:0055085 - transmembrane transport [Evidence IEA]) — MDNDLLKAKAERSVSADSAPAYGETATRRSSLKQRVWESFRRDPNAHVTAVAPFLEGKSYDIENAAESAASSPLHRSLRGRHLQMIAIGGSIGTGLFVGSGRVLATGGPASLLISYALTGCMIYCTVQALGEMAVIFPVAGSFAHYSTRFIDPAWGFAMGWNYALQWLAILPLEIVAASITVDYWESNISNAVWVALFWAAIVSINLFGVKGYGEAEFVFSSIKVIAVIAFVILGIILNCAGGPGGSYLGGRYWHDPGAFNHGFKGLCDVFVNAGFAFAGTELVGLAAAETANPRKSLPTAVKQVFWRITLFYIVSLTLVGLLIPYDNPRLINGTSSVDAKASPFVISIKNAGVEVLDSVMNVVIMIAVLSVGNSAVYGSSRTLAALAEQQQAPRFLAYIDRKGRPLWAIGIASALGLLGFLAASGQQEAAFEWMIAISGLSSIFTWGSICLAHIRFRRAWRVQGHNLNDLAFRSQPGIMGSWIGLIFNCLILIAQFWVGFSPIHHETMSTSMLVSNFFSKYLAAPVVLLFYIPYKLRFKTKILRSKDMDLRTGRRELNVQWLIKEERAQQAAWPAWKKLYKFFC, encoded by the exons ATGGATAACGACTTATTAAAGGCCAAAGCTGAGCGTTCGGTATCAGCCGATTCTGCGCCAGCTTATGGCGAAACTGCAACAAGACGAAGTAGTCTAAAACAGCGAGTGTGGGAAAGCTTTCGAAGAGACCCAAATGCCCATGTTACCGCTGTTGCACCCTTCCTAGAGGGCAAAAGCTATGACATCGAAAATGCCGCAGAGAGCGCTGCTAGTTCTCCGTTGCATCGTAGCCTCAGGGGTCGTCATCTGCAAATGATTGCGATTGGAGGTTCCATCG GCACTGGCCTTTTTGTCGGTTCCGGAAGGGTCCTTGCTACTGGTGGCCCGGCTTCGCTCCTCATCTCCTATGCACTAACTGGATGCATGATCTACTGCACTGTACAAGCGCTGGGGGAGATGGCCGTTATTTTCCCGGTGGCTGGTTCGTTCGCGCACTACTCGACTCGGTTTATTGATCCTGCGTGGGGATTTGCCATGGGTTGGAATTATGCTCTACAATGGCTTGCCATTTTGCCTTTAGAAATTGTCGCCGCGTCTATCACTGTTGACTACTGGGAGTCAAATATATCGAACGCCGTATGGGTAGCGCTGTTTTGGGCAGCAATTGTCTCCATTAATCTTTTTGGCGTCAAGGGCTATGGCGAAGCAGAGTTTGTATTCTCATCCATCAAGGTCATCGCCGTGATTGCTTTCGT TATACTAGGAATCATATTAAATTGTGCCGGAGGCCCAGGTGGGAGCTATTTGGGTGGCAGATATTGGCACGACCCGGGTGCGTTCAATCATGGTTTCAAGGGCTTGTGTGATGTCTTTGTGAATGCTGGATTTGCATTTGCAGGGACTGAGTTAGTTGGCCTTGCCGCAGCCGAAACCGCAAACCCTAGGAAATCTTTACCCACTGCTGTCAAACAGGTTTTCTGGCGCATCACGCTTTTTTACATTGTTTCGCTCACACTGGTCGGTCTTCTAATCCCCTACGATAACCCCCGGCTCATAAACGGGACCTCCTCTGTCGACGCCAAGGCATCCCCCTTCGTGATTTCTATCAAAAATGCTGGAGTGGAAGTCCTAGACTCTGTGATGAATGTTGTGATTATGATTGCCGTTCTTTCTGTCGGGAACTCAGCTGTGTATGGCTCCTCGCGGACCCTTGCGGCGCTTGCAGAGCAGCAACAAGCCCCTCGATTCTTAGCTTATATTGACCGGAAGGGCCGCCCTTTGTGGGCCATCGGTATTGCCTCTGCCCTTGGCCTACTAGGGTTCTTAGCCGCAAGTGGTCAACAAGAGGCCGCCTTTGAATGGATGATAGCGATTTCTGGTCTTTCATCTATATTTACTTGGGGTTCAATCTGTCTAGCGCACATACGCTTTCGCCGCGCGTGGAGAGTACAAGGTCACAACTTGAACGACCTGGCTTTCCGCTCGCAGCCGGGGATAATGGGCTCATGGATAGGCCTCATCTTTAATTGCCTGATTCTGATAGCCCAGTTTTGGGTCGGCTTCTCACCCATTCACCATGAAACCATGTCGACTTCTATGCTGGTCAGCAACTTCTTTTCGAAGTACCTCGCGGCGCCGGTTGTCCTTCTCTTCTACATTCCCTATAAGCTACGATTCAAAACCAAGATCCTCCGGTCGAAAGACATGGATTTGCGCACGGGTCGGCGGGAATTAAACGTCCAGTGGCTCATTAAAGAAGAACGAGCCCAGCAAGCAGCATGGCCCGCGTGGAAGAAACTTTACAAATTTTTCTGCTAA
- the LSM5 gene encoding RNA-binding protein LSM5 (COG:A;~EggNog:ENOG410PQY0;~InterPro:IPR010920,IPR033871,IPR001163;~PFAM:PF01423) — protein sequence MASQLLPLELIDKCVGSRIWIIMKNDKEFSGTLLGFDDYVNMVLEDVTEFDYTGSQVKLPKILLNGNNICMLIPGGEGPAGSS from the exons ATGGCgtcccagcttcttcctctaG AGTTAATTGACAAGTGTGTCGGATCTCGGATATGGATCATCATGAAGAACGACAAAG AATTCTCCGGCACATTGCTCGGGTTCGATGACTACGTTA ACATGGTCCTGGAAGACGTGACCGAATT TGACTACACTGGCTCCCAAGTCAAGCTACCGAAAATCCTTCTCAACGGGAACAATATTTGCATG TTAATCCCTGGTGGTGAAGGGCCTGCCGGTAGCTCTTGA
- a CDS encoding 3'-5' exonuclease (COG:S;~EggNog:ENOG410PJ2P;~InterPro:IPR036397,IPR012337,IPR002562;~PFAM:PF01612;~go_function: GO:0003676 - nucleic acid binding [Evidence IEA];~go_function: GO:0008408 - 3'-5' exonuclease activity [Evidence IEA];~go_process: GO:0006139 - nucleobase-containing compound metabolic process [Evidence IEA]) codes for MSLYRSLGLLTIKNSATTLPSAIKLRIVVCATRNLTTTRHGQVVGRRWPPSSTSVSSQLVTASHGHTLLKDCVTRSPPAWRCIRSIVEAKRAYNSQSGRRTQDTTAQDDGSTNKTLPDNGAAGAKLSEHQHHVKLPVSGHAILDVDLTSQQISHISQDIMPPSPEYWDHRLLKNQDGETVPIHYCYSLKHTESVAQLFLDEPVLGFDLEWQPQASKYSTIQENVSLIQLASRERIALFHVSRFKPAANLEDLVSPTLKQILENPNITKTGVAISNDCTRLRKYLGIEVRGRFELSHLYKLIKYNNSDPTLINKRLISLTRQVEEHLGLPLRKDSYVRCSDWNRALTSNQVFYAAADAYAGFHLFHTMDAKRKALDPVPPLPAHAELNRPIRVAHAPKTGVQVETAGARNTGPISGVGSV; via the exons ATGAGCCTCTATCGCTCATTAGGGCTCTTGACAATCAAGAACTCTGCAACAACGCTACCTAGCGCCATAAAACTGAG GATTGTGGTTTGTGCGACTCGCAATCTTACCACGACCAGACATGGGCAAGTTGTGGGTCGCCGGTGGCCGCCCAGCTCGACATCTGTGTCTAGCCAACTAGTTacagccagccatggccatACGCTTTTAAAGGATTGCGTAACTCGTTCACCCCCGGCCTGGAGGTGCATTAGATCAATTGTGGAGGCAAAGCGAGCTTACAACTCTCAGTCTGGTCGCAGAACGCAGGATACCACAGCGCAAGACGATGGCTCTACCAATAAAACACTGCCAGACAATGGGGCTGCTGGAGCTAAACTATCAGAACACCAGCATCACGTCAAGCTGCCTGTTTCGGGGCACGCTATTCTGGATGTTGACTTAACTTCCCAACAGATATCACACATTTCTCAGGATATAATGCCTCCCTCGCCGGAATACTGGGACCATAGATTGTTGAAAAACCAGGATGGAGAAACTGTGCCCATACATTACTGCTACTCCCTCAAACACACAGAGAGCGTGGCACAGCTATTCCTTGATGAGCCCGTACTTGGATTCGACCTGGAGTGGCAACCCCAAGCCTCCAAGTACAGTACAATCCAAGAAAATGTTTCGCTCATTCAGCTCGCCAGTCGTGAACGAATCGCACTTTTCCACGTCTCTCGGTTCAAACCCGCAGCTAATCTCGAGGATCTCGTATCTCCAACGCTCAAGCAGATTTTGGAGAACCCAAATATCACAAAGACCGGTGTAGCAATATCAAATGATTGTACTCGTCTTCGGAAATATCTAGGGATTGAGGTCCGCGGCAGATTCGAACTCAGCCACCTTTATAAACTGATCAAATACAACAACTCCGACCCAACTTTGATCAACAAACGTCTCATTAGTCTTACACGGCAAGTTGAAGAACACCTCGGGCTTCCGTTAAGGAAAGACTCGTATGTGCGGTGCAGCGACTGGAATCGCGCGCTTACAAGCAACCAGGTTTTTT ATGCCGCTGCCGACGCATATGCCGGCTTCCATTTGTTCCATACTATGGATGCAAAGCGAAAAGCACTTGATCCTGTACCACCTCTACCAGCACATGCCGAGCTGAACCGCCCGATACGGGTTGCGCATGCTCCGAAGACTGGTGTGCAAGTCGAAACAGCCGGTGCTCGTAACACTGGGCCTATTAGTGGGGTTGGGTCTGTTTAG